One genomic segment of Danio rerio strain Tuebingen ecotype United States chromosome 11, GRCz12tu, whole genome shotgun sequence includes these proteins:
- the rem1 gene encoding GTP-binding protein REM 1 isoform X2 yields the protein MTLNTQKEAKEPLRRRASTPIPSSRQAGRGDRDPSTDPYHPPLAQSASYHPGDKSIHSRANWSSDSESDSSGSECLYRVVLLGDHGVGKSSLANIFAGIQEKDAHKHIGEDAYERTLMVDGEDTTLVVMDPWETDKQEDDEKFLQDYCMQVGNAYIIVYSITDRSSFESASELRIQLRRIRQAENIPIILVGNKSDLVRSREVAVEDNL from the exons ATGACACTCAACACACAGAAGGAGGCAAAGGAGCCGCTGAGGAGACGAGCAAGCACCCCCATCCCCTCCTCTCGTCAAGCAGGACGAGGAGACAGAGACCCCTCGACTGACCCCTATCACCCTCCGCTCGCCCAGTCTGCCTCGTACCACCCTGGAGACAAGAGCATCCACTCACGGGCCAACTGGTCCTCAGACTCCGAATCGGACAGCTCAGGATCCGAGTGTCTTTACCGTGTGGTTTTGTTAGGTGATCATGGCGTGGGGAAGTCAAGCCTTGCCAACATTTTTGCTGGAATACAAGAGAAGGATGCCCACAAACACATTGGAG AGGATGCATATGAGAGAACTCTTATGGTTGATGGAGAGGATACAACACTAGTTGTGATGGACCCTTGGGAAACAGATAAACAG GAGGATGATGAGAAGTTCTTGCAGGATTACTGTATGCAGGTGGGCAATGCTTACATCATAGTTTACTCCATCACTGACCGCAGCAGCTTTGAAAGTGCATCAGAGTTACGGATCCAGCTGCGGCGTATACGGCAGGCTGAAAACATTCCCATCATCCTCGTGGGCAACAAAAGTGACTTAGTGCGCTCTCGAGAGGTGGCAGTGGAAG